The sequence below is a genomic window from Thermoanaerobaculia bacterium.
CTTCACCGTCGATCCCGTCGCCGCCGGTCGCCGCCGGTGTGGCGCTCGCCGAACTGCCGTTGCCGCCGGCGCCGCCGTCGGCGCCGTCGCCCTGGAGGAAGGTGACGCGGGCGAAGTCGAGTGTCGAGAGCAGGCTGTGCACGACCTGGCTGTTGTCGCCGGGAGAGAGTGCTGTCGGTCCGGCGAGCACCAGGTCGGCGAACGACGCCGTGATGGAGGCGGCCCGCACGGTGATCCAGGCGTCGACCGCGGCGACGTAGCCTCCCTGAATCGTCGCCGTGTGCCCGGGCGTGTTCCGGTCGGCGCGCAACCAGGCGGCGTCGTAACCGCCAAAGATCGCGACGCCGGTCGGTGGCTGGAGGATCTCGGTATAGGTGCCGGCGCGGACGTAGACCTGGTCGCGCAAGGGATCCGCCGCCGCGACCGCCGTGCCATGGCCGACCGTCTTGCAGGGAGAGGCGAGGGAGCAGCCGGTGCCGTCGGTCCCGGAGGGCGCGACGAAGGCGGCGCGCGCCACGTCGCCGTCGATGCCGTCGCAGTTGCGATCGAGGAAAGCAGCGTCGGGGTCGTCGGCCGCGGCGGGGTGAATCGCGGGGTCGCTGTCGTTGCAGTCGCCGGCGCAGGTCGTCCAGGTGTCGTTGTCCAGATCGAAGCCCTCGTCGACGGCGCTGTCGCAGTCGTCGTCGATGGCGTTGCAGAGCTCGTCGGCCGCGGGGTTCACGGCAGCGGCCACGTCGTCGCAGTCGCTTCCCGGCGCGATGCCACCGGGCGGGGCGTCGCCGCCGAAGTCGTCGGTGTCGAAGTCGAGCATGCAGGCGGTGGGCGAGTCGAGGGGCGCCGCGCCGGGAAAGGTCGCGGCGGAGGCGTCGTCGCAGTCGTCGGCGTTGGCGACATGGTCGGCGGGAGCGGCGCAGCTTTCGGTTGGCGCCGCGGGATCGCCGAAACTGTCGCCATCGGAATCGAGGTACCAGGTCGAAGTCGAGGGCGGCACGGTCGCCGACCAGGCGCACAGCGTAGCGCTCTCGAAACCGTCTGCGAACACCGGTATCGAGCCTTCGGGAGAGCGCGTCGCGGTGGCGGGGGCGATCGCGAGACCGCTGGCGAAAAGCACCTGGAGCGCGAGGTTGCGCCGGGCCGGGGGAAAAGGGTCACGCTGGAAGCGCCGGCAGGCACCGGGATCGGCGACGATCATCTCGATTCCTCCACGAATGCGCACGGCCGCCGTCCGCGGACAGCAGACGGTGTGCGGGCTCGGGTCGAATCCCTCGATTCGTGGGCGCAGTCTACGAATCTGGGCAGAAATGTCGAATGGCCGGGAAAGCGGCCCGCGGGCGTGGAACGCTCCGTAGTCCGGGGGGGGCGGGCGAGGTTAGGATCGGTCGCGTCGTGAGTGAAAAAGTGCGGCTCGGCCATGCCTTGGGACGTTTCGAGTTCGATGCGCGCGAGAAGCGGCTCTTCCTCGAGGGGCGGGCGGTTCCTCTGCCCTTGCGCGAGCTCGAGCTCCTCGCCCTGTTCATCGCACATCCAGCAGAGTGGATCGAGGACTCGAAGCTCGAGCGCGAGCTCTGGCCGAAGGCTATGCCGCCGACCGGTGAGCTCGACCGGTTGCTGCGCGACCTCACCGCGGCGCTC
It includes:
- a CDS encoding putative metal-binding motif-containing protein produces the protein MIVADPGACRRFQRDPFPPARRNLALQVLFASGLAIAPATATRSPEGSIPVFADGFESATLCAWSATVPPSTSTWYLDSDGDSFGDPAAPTESCAAPADHVANADDCDDASAATFPGAAPLDSPTACMLDFDTDDFGGDAPPGGIAPGSDCDDVAAAVNPAADELCNAIDDDCDSAVDEGFDLDNDTWTTCAGDCNDSDPAIHPAAADDPDAAFLDRNCDGIDGDVARAAFVAPSGTDGTGCSLASPCKTVGHGTAVAAADPLRDQVYVRAGTYTEILQPPTGVAIFGGYDAAWLRADRNTPGHTATIQGGYVAAVDAWITVRAASITASFADLVLAGPTALSPGDNSQVVHSLLSTLDFARVTFLQGDGADGGAGGNGSSASATPAATGGDGIDGEEVVVICSTLRLAGGPGASNPACPGSVTDGAAGGSGGGTDTSCPGVGGTCSGSQCNATAGLGGSASSSGAGGGAGGGTCAAAVAGNGTPGAVTDGVAGAAQGAQGFIVANQWRAFSGGAGGVGSHGGGGGGGGGAGGCDSGVSDDRGGGGGGGGAGGCRGSAAGSGGGGGGGSFGIFAIDSTIVVADSLFARGSGGDGGAGGTGGAGQPGGGSGPGGAATPDSGPGGNGGAGSRGGHSGGGAGGSGGASCGVMRFGGALSSLGNSFLGGAGGSGGPGGISPGTNDGATGTAGFLAATRLCASA